A genomic window from Parvularcula sp. LCG005 includes:
- a CDS encoding VPLPA-CTERM sorting domain-containing protein codes for MKHLKSLTTAAVLGLAAFAAAPAAQAAVVVTDTDGVGTPMLSPSSAVSIRNSSVVTSGSLVAADNTGSFMTGAFLGNVQMSIDVNDTTGFPAGIRNFTVEFFGDAAQTISLFGPITLTDDSGAEFDPAALYNFALPAGTEVFFQVTGIGQSVNAAFTGDYNIRLLADAVPVPAAAVLFGTAIAGAAAARRRKKIA; via the coding sequence ATGAAACATCTGAAATCCCTTACAACTGCGGCAGTCCTCGGCCTGGCCGCTTTCGCTGCTGCTCCAGCTGCCCAAGCTGCGGTTGTGGTCACTGACACTGACGGCGTTGGCACGCCAATGCTGAGCCCAAGCTCTGCCGTCAGCATTCGCAACAGCTCTGTTGTCACGTCCGGCTCGCTGGTCGCTGCTGACAACACTGGCTCGTTCATGACGGGCGCATTCCTGGGCAACGTCCAGATGTCGATCGACGTCAACGACACTACAGGCTTCCCAGCTGGCATCCGCAACTTCACCGTCGAGTTCTTCGGTGATGCTGCGCAGACCATTTCGCTGTTCGGCCCAATCACGCTGACCGACGATTCCGGCGCTGAATTCGACCCAGCTGCACTGTACAACTTTGCTCTGCCAGCTGGCACGGAAGTGTTCTTCCAAGTCACGGGCATTGGCCAATCGGTGAACGCAGCCTTCACTGGCGACTACAACATCCGCCTGCTGGCTGATGCTGTGCCAGTTCCTGCTGCTGCCGTTCTGTTCGGTACAGCAATTGCTGGTGCCGCAGCTGCACGTCGCCGCAAGAAAATTGCCTAA
- the rpsB gene encoding 30S ribosomal protein S2, with protein MSMPEFSMRQLLEAGVHFGHQTHRWNPRMAPYIFGDRSGIHILDLSQTVPLLHQALVKIRDVVAGGGRVLFVGTKRQAQQPIAEAAQQCAQYYMNNRWLGGTLTNWETVSNSIRRLQAIEEILEGNAKGLTKKEQLQMTREHEKLELSLGGIREMGGLPDIMFVIDVNKEDIAIKEAKKLGIPVVAVVDTNCSPEGVDYIIPGNDDASRAISLYCNLVADAVVDGIGASAVAMGADLGELEELPEEAAMMGAPSEQGMVANDAAEEVAAEQADAAAAEAEKQQGA; from the coding sequence ATGTCGATGCCTGAATTCTCAATGCGTCAGCTACTGGAAGCTGGCGTGCACTTTGGCCACCAGACCCACCGTTGGAACCCTCGCATGGCGCCGTATATCTTCGGCGATCGTTCGGGCATCCATATTCTCGACCTTTCCCAAACCGTTCCTCTGCTGCACCAGGCCCTCGTCAAGATCCGTGACGTTGTTGCCGGTGGTGGCCGCGTTCTGTTTGTTGGCACCAAGCGTCAGGCCCAGCAGCCGATCGCTGAAGCCGCTCAGCAATGCGCCCAGTACTACATGAATAACCGTTGGCTCGGCGGCACGCTGACCAACTGGGAAACGGTTTCGAACTCCATTCGCCGCCTGCAGGCCATTGAAGAAATTCTGGAAGGGAACGCCAAAGGGCTGACCAAGAAAGAACAGCTTCAGATGACCCGTGAGCACGAGAAGCTTGAGCTGTCGCTCGGCGGTATTCGTGAGATGGGTGGCCTGCCTGACATCATGTTCGTCATCGACGTGAACAAGGAAGACATCGCCATTAAGGAAGCCAAGAAGCTTGGCATCCCTGTTGTCGCCGTTGTCGACACCAACTGTTCGCCAGAAGGCGTAGACTACATCATCCCTGGCAATGACGACGCCAGCCGCGCGATCAGCCTGTATTGCAACCTGGTTGCTGACGCAGTTGTCGACGGCATCGGCGCTTCGGCTGTCGCCATGGGCGCGGACCTTGGTGAGCTGGAAGAGCTGCCAGAAGAAGCGGCCATGATGGGCGCGCCTTCCGAGCAGGGCATGGTTGCCAATGACGCTGCAGAAGAAGTGGCCGCTGAGCAGGCGGACGCTGCTGCTGCGGAAGCAGAAAAGCAGCAGGGCGCATAA
- a CDS encoding DUF1800 domain-containing protein: MDGSWGAFASSADETTISQKEAARFLLQAQFSARPLEIAEVQRLGFDGWLSEQFKVKPGQSGSDWLDEAGYGAITPKGEYFWPMMGDHMAWNQFLTAPDQVRRRTSFALSEFFVVSLNPIEGFWPPYMIAGYWDMLNQHAFGNFRDLLEAVTLNPAMGMYLNTKGNLKEDKETGREPDENYAREIMQLFTIGLYELNPDGTLRLDANGQPIETYTQDDIVNLARVFTGYDHNFDNVTKHDVDWLSYPVPSTEFCRDSMKVTRANHSYMDVTFLGLTIPGGTDAKVKLGQALDHLFNHPNTGPFFSYQMIQRLVTGSPSPAYVKRVADTFADNGKGVRGDLKAVWRAVLMDPEARAMPGTDGAILGKVREPVLRLTQWAHTVGVKSENNKWEMHSTARDDRSLGQSPLRAPSVFNYFRPGYVPPQTQMAKEGIEAPEFQIHNESSTAGYINFLSWMINTGYNDVKPTYDRVPDLGTDVSAVIDWLDLHMTAGQLSDETKLVMTTALENAGQNQEVTPKLKRQMWVAALMLVMASPEYIIQK, encoded by the coding sequence ATGGACGGCAGTTGGGGCGCGTTTGCATCCAGTGCGGATGAAACGACAATTTCACAAAAAGAGGCCGCGCGGTTCCTGCTGCAGGCGCAGTTCTCGGCCCGGCCCTTGGAAATCGCCGAAGTGCAGCGCTTGGGCTTTGACGGCTGGCTCTCCGAACAGTTCAAGGTCAAGCCGGGTCAGAGTGGCTCGGACTGGCTTGATGAAGCCGGCTATGGCGCCATCACACCGAAGGGTGAATATTTCTGGCCCATGATGGGCGACCATATGGCGTGGAACCAGTTCCTGACCGCGCCGGACCAGGTGCGGCGCCGCACCTCCTTCGCCCTGTCGGAATTCTTTGTCGTCTCCCTCAACCCGATCGAGGGGTTCTGGCCGCCCTACATGATCGCCGGGTACTGGGACATGCTGAACCAGCATGCCTTTGGCAATTTCCGCGACCTGCTGGAGGCCGTGACGCTCAATCCCGCCATGGGCATGTACCTGAACACCAAGGGCAACCTGAAAGAAGACAAGGAGACCGGCCGCGAGCCCGACGAGAATTACGCGCGGGAGATCATGCAGCTGTTCACCATCGGGCTTTATGAACTGAACCCCGACGGCACACTGCGCCTTGATGCGAATGGCCAGCCGATCGAGACATACACGCAGGATGACATTGTCAATCTGGCGAGAGTGTTTACCGGCTACGACCACAATTTCGACAATGTGACCAAGCACGATGTGGACTGGCTGAGCTATCCCGTGCCGAGCACAGAGTTCTGTCGCGACTCGATGAAGGTGACGCGGGCCAACCACTCCTATATGGACGTGACCTTCCTTGGGCTGACCATTCCGGGCGGAACGGATGCCAAGGTAAAACTGGGCCAGGCCCTCGACCATCTGTTCAACCATCCCAATACCGGACCATTCTTCAGCTATCAGATGATCCAGCGTCTGGTGACCGGCAGCCCCAGCCCTGCCTATGTCAAACGGGTGGCCGATACCTTTGCTGATAATGGCAAGGGCGTACGCGGCGACCTCAAGGCCGTCTGGCGCGCTGTCCTGATGGATCCCGAGGCGCGGGCCATGCCAGGAACAGACGGCGCGATTCTGGGCAAGGTGCGCGAACCCGTGCTGCGCCTGACCCAATGGGCGCATACGGTGGGTGTGAAATCCGAGAACAACAAATGGGAGATGCACAGCACGGCGCGTGACGACCGGTCACTGGGCCAGAGTCCCCTGCGCGCGCCATCGGTCTTCAACTATTTCCGTCCCGGCTATGTGCCGCCGCAAACGCAGATGGCGAAGGAGGGGATCGAAGCGCCGGAGTTTCAGATCCACAATGAGAGCTCCACCGCTGGCTATATCAATTTCCTCAGTTGGATGATCAATACCGGCTATAACGATGTGAAGCCGACCTATGACCGGGTACCAGACCTGGGCACTGATGTCTCAGCGGTCATTGACTGGCTCGACCTGCACATGACCGCAGGGCAGCTTTCCGATGAGACCAAGCTGGTGATGACTACCGCGCTGGAAAACGCCGGACAGAATCAGGAAGTGACGCCGAAGCTGAAACGGCAGATGTGGGTCGCCGCCCTGATGCTCGTCATGGCGTCACCAGAATACATCATTCAGAAATAG
- a CDS encoding DUF1501 domain-containing protein gives MTFIPKGPISRRELIRRTGQLGMMGAAAPLALQLNGLANAAAAGATDYKALVCIFLYGGNDFGNTVIPVDLANYDKYHAIRGGSDGRQAGGIAYGHDEILPMALKPVAQQTLTDDIQYALNPNLKGMKSLFDHGHAAIQLNVGPLITPLTLAQYNNPNKTAYPLPPKLFSHNDQQSVWQSLGSEGSTVGWGGRLGDMVLDGNDESLLTCISASGNAVFVSGNDALQYQISPDGAIAIGAINNPAVPESIRDAMKYLITRPSDHMLENEFAKVTQRSIRMEGIVNGALNRVQMNTPFDTSPGDNELADQMKIIARLIGARKAFGAKRQVFFASLGGFDNHDLLMENHPALLAKIDEAMSSFYAATVELGVADQVTAFTASDFGRAFGRNADGSDHGWGGHHFVVGGAVKGGQYYGTAPHVSLETEDQVGQGRLLPSTGVDQFAATLARWFGASASDLPDIFPNIGNFSDTDLKFI, from the coding sequence ATGACATTCATACCCAAAGGCCCGATTTCTCGCCGCGAACTGATCCGCCGCACCGGTCAGCTTGGCATGATGGGCGCAGCTGCGCCCCTCGCCCTTCAACTCAACGGTCTGGCCAATGCCGCCGCAGCGGGCGCGACCGATTACAAGGCGCTGGTCTGTATCTTCCTCTATGGCGGGAATGACTTCGGCAACACGGTCATCCCGGTCGATCTGGCCAATTACGATAAATACCACGCCATCCGGGGCGGCAGTGATGGCCGTCAGGCGGGCGGGATCGCCTATGGCCATGATGAGATCCTGCCCATGGCTCTCAAGCCGGTAGCGCAACAGACCCTGACCGATGATATTCAGTATGCGCTGAACCCGAACCTGAAGGGCATGAAGTCCCTGTTCGACCACGGCCATGCGGCCATCCAGCTGAATGTCGGCCCGCTGATCACCCCGCTGACCCTGGCGCAATATAACAACCCGAACAAGACAGCCTATCCCCTGCCGCCCAAGCTGTTCTCCCACAATGACCAGCAGTCGGTGTGGCAGTCGCTGGGCAGCGAGGGCTCAACCGTCGGCTGGGGCGGACGGCTGGGCGACATGGTCCTGGATGGCAATGATGAATCGCTGCTGACCTGCATTTCGGCCAGTGGCAATGCTGTCTTTGTGTCCGGCAATGACGCTCTTCAATATCAGATCAGCCCGGACGGGGCGATTGCCATCGGCGCCATCAACAATCCGGCCGTGCCGGAATCCATCCGCGATGCGATGAAATATCTGATCACGCGGCCATCGGACCATATGCTGGAGAACGAATTCGCAAAGGTCACCCAGCGGTCCATCCGCATGGAAGGCATCGTCAATGGCGCGTTGAACCGGGTGCAGATGAACACGCCGTTTGACACCTCGCCGGGTGACAATGAACTGGCCGACCAGATGAAGATCATTGCGCGGCTGATTGGCGCACGGAAGGCGTTTGGGGCGAAGCGCCAGGTTTTCTTTGCATCGCTTGGCGGGTTCGATAATCACGATCTTCTGATGGAGAACCACCCCGCCCTCCTCGCCAAGATCGATGAGGCCATGTCCTCCTTCTATGCGGCGACGGTTGAGCTTGGCGTTGCCGATCAGGTGACCGCCTTTACAGCGTCCGATTTCGGCCGTGCCTTTGGGCGCAACGCGGACGGATCGGACCATGGCTGGGGCGGCCACCACTTTGTCGTGGGCGGCGCGGTCAAGGGCGGCCAGTACTACGGCACGGCGCCCCATGTGTCCCTTGAGACAGAAGACCAGGTGGGACAGGGACGGCTGCTACCCTCCACGGGCGTGGATCAGTTTGCCGCAACCCTGGCCCGCTGGTTCGGCGCCTCTGCATCGGATCTGCCGGACATCTTCCCGAACATCGGGAATTTTTCGGACACGGACCTCAAGTTCATCTGA
- a CDS encoding cupin domain-containing protein, with product MFFEKNIFKRTKRNPYFRQEISTHDFSQLVLMSVEPGDEIGEESHDVDQVLIFTEGRAKAIIGDETFKLQKGALVIVPAGVVHNFINIGSKPLKLFTVYTPPEEPVGTLHRTKAEADAAEHH from the coding sequence ATGTTTTTTGAGAAAAATATCTTCAAGCGGACGAAACGAAACCCCTATTTCAGGCAGGAGATTTCGACCCACGATTTCTCTCAGCTGGTCCTGATGAGTGTCGAGCCCGGCGATGAGATTGGTGAGGAAAGCCACGACGTTGATCAGGTCCTGATCTTCACTGAGGGCCGCGCCAAGGCGATTATCGGGGATGAGACCTTCAAGCTGCAGAAGGGCGCGCTGGTGATCGTGCCGGCCGGGGTCGTCCATAATTTCATCAATATTGGCAGCAAGCCGCTCAAGTTGTTCACGGTATACACGCCACCTGAGGAGCCTGTGGGCACGCTGCACCGGACCAAGGCCGAGGCGGACGCCGCGGAACATCACTAG
- a CDS encoding DNA-3-methyladenine glycosylase I, which translates to MLRCPWAPDDDPLYAAYHDTDWGVPERDSRALYEKLILDGFQAGLSWRTILYKRENFRAAFEGFDPVRIAQWGEKDVTRLLGDAGIVRHRGKIEGAITNARAWCDMADAGQDFSAHLWSFVDGSPLQNNWTTTAEVPATSPEGNALSKDLKARGFKFCGPTIVYAFMQAVGMVNDHLTACPRHADCRAMASQR; encoded by the coding sequence ATGCTGCGCTGTCCCTGGGCTCCCGATGATGATCCGCTCTATGCGGCCTATCATGATACCGACTGGGGCGTTCCCGAACGCGACAGCCGGGCGCTCTATGAAAAGCTGATCCTCGACGGTTTCCAGGCGGGTCTGAGCTGGCGGACGATCCTCTACAAGCGCGAGAATTTCCGCGCGGCGTTTGAAGGGTTTGATCCCGTGCGCATTGCGCAATGGGGCGAGAAGGATGTCACCCGCCTTCTGGGGGACGCCGGCATCGTTCGCCACCGCGGCAAGATCGAAGGCGCCATCACCAACGCCCGCGCATGGTGCGACATGGCCGACGCAGGCCAGGATTTCTCCGCCCATCTGTGGTCGTTCGTCGATGGCTCGCCTTTGCAGAATAACTGGACAACGACGGCGGAGGTGCCCGCCACCTCCCCTGAAGGCAATGCCCTGTCCAAGGATCTGAAAGCGCGCGGCTTCAAATTCTGCGGGCCCACGATCGTCTATGCGTTCATGCAGGCCGTCGGCATGGTCAATGATCATCTGACCGCCTGCCCCCGACATGCTGACTGCCGCGCCATGGCGTCGCAGCGCTGA
- a CDS encoding DUF2945 domain-containing protein, protein MSKSYNKGTKVKWNWGNGTGTGEVQESFTEKVTRTIDGNEVTRDADNDNPAYMIKQDDGDRVMKSHSELSKA, encoded by the coding sequence ATGAGCAAGAGCTATAACAAGGGCACCAAGGTCAAATGGAACTGGGGCAATGGCACCGGGACCGGCGAGGTACAGGAAAGCTTTACTGAAAAGGTGACCCGCACCATCGACGGCAATGAAGTGACCCGCGACGCCGACAACGACAATCCTGCGTACATGATCAAGCAGGACGACGGAGACCGGGTCATGAAGAGTCATTCAGAACTCTCAAAGGCCTGA
- a CDS encoding beta-ketoacyl-ACP synthase III, protein MTSHPPIARILSTGLFTPPNSISNDELVESYNGFVDQWNAAHPDDEPKTHSSAAFIEKASGIKSRFVMDKAGILDTQRMRPKLPVRGDDEISIMAEMALNAAREAMTNADLGPDDIDAVICAASNMQRQYPAMAVEVQSALGIGGFAFDMNVACASAAFGIRTAIGLIQTGARRVLMVNPEICTAHLNFKDRDGHFIFGDVATAMIIGGPDDDGAGSFDILDAQLITQFSNNIRNNMGFLDPATDSVINLDDAGTDKLFKQRGRSVFKEVVPMVSEFIANHVDQLGIQSDQIRRLWLHQANLSMNQLIAKRVLGHDPDTDEAPVVLDEYANTSSAGSIIAFHKHRSDLQPGDIGVISGFGAGYSAGSIVVRAN, encoded by the coding sequence ATGACGTCACATCCCCCCATTGCCCGTATCCTGTCCACCGGCCTCTTCACGCCGCCCAACAGCATTTCCAATGACGAGTTGGTCGAAAGCTATAACGGCTTTGTTGATCAGTGGAACGCCGCGCACCCCGATGACGAGCCGAAGACCCATTCATCCGCGGCGTTCATTGAAAAGGCCTCAGGCATCAAGTCGCGCTTCGTCATGGACAAGGCGGGTATTCTGGATACGCAACGCATGCGGCCCAAATTACCCGTCCGCGGCGATGATGAGATTTCGATCATGGCAGAGATGGCGCTCAACGCCGCCCGTGAGGCCATGACCAATGCCGATCTCGGCCCCGACGACATTGATGCCGTCATATGTGCCGCCTCCAACATGCAGCGGCAATATCCCGCCATGGCGGTCGAGGTGCAGAGTGCCCTCGGCATTGGTGGTTTTGCCTTTGACATGAATGTAGCTTGCGCATCGGCAGCGTTTGGCATTCGCACCGCCATTGGACTTATTCAGACGGGTGCTCGCCGTGTACTGATGGTCAATCCTGAAATCTGCACGGCTCATCTGAACTTCAAGGACCGGGACGGCCATTTCATTTTTGGTGATGTCGCTACGGCGATGATCATCGGTGGGCCGGATGACGACGGCGCGGGCAGTTTCGATATTCTCGACGCGCAACTGATCACACAGTTCTCCAACAACATTCGCAACAATATGGGTTTCCTGGATCCGGCGACGGACAGCGTCATCAACCTTGATGATGCCGGTACCGACAAGCTGTTCAAACAGCGGGGTCGGTCGGTGTTCAAGGAAGTCGTCCCGATGGTCAGTGAGTTCATCGCCAACCATGTGGATCAGTTGGGCATCCAATCGGATCAGATCCGGCGTCTGTGGCTGCACCAGGCGAACCTGTCGATGAACCAGCTCATCGCCAAGCGCGTTCTCGGACATGATCCTGACACAGATGAAGCTCCTGTGGTCCTCGATGAGTACGCAAACACGTCGTCTGCGGGGTCGATCATCGCCTTCCATAAGCATCGCTCCGACCTCCAGCCGGGCGATATCGGCGTTATCTCAGGCTTTGGCGCTGGATACTCTGCCGGATCGATTGTGGTCCGGGCCAACTGA
- a CDS encoding HD family hydrolase: MNSTSPPPRAWQRMLSGRRLDILDPSPFDIEIEDIAHGLARVARWNGQTTGPLPFNVAQHSVIVTDMCVQMKPDWPIKWQLAALLHDAPEYVIGDMISPFKAALGDSYRNVEHGLQRAIHIRFGLPPELPQTVEKLIKKADRACAFFEATQIAGFEVGEAQKFFPVPKTIEPLIIRALSAEDSQRLYLQMFEALMQKETAA; the protein is encoded by the coding sequence ATGAACTCGACCTCTCCCCCGCCCCGCGCCTGGCAGCGCATGTTATCCGGCCGTCGGCTCGACATTCTCGATCCGTCTCCCTTCGACATTGAGATCGAAGACATTGCCCACGGGCTCGCCCGGGTGGCAAGGTGGAATGGACAGACGACAGGTCCGCTTCCCTTCAACGTCGCACAGCACTCGGTCATCGTGACGGACATGTGTGTACAGATGAAGCCGGACTGGCCGATCAAATGGCAGCTGGCTGCCCTCCTCCACGATGCCCCTGAATATGTGATTGGCGACATGATCTCACCGTTCAAGGCAGCGCTGGGAGACAGCTATCGCAACGTCGAGCACGGGCTGCAGCGTGCCATCCACATCCGCTTTGGCCTGCCGCCGGAATTGCCCCAGACAGTCGAGAAGCTGATCAAGAAAGCCGATCGCGCCTGCGCCTTTTTCGAAGCCACGCAAATTGCGGGCTTCGAGGTTGGCGAAGCGCAGAAGTTCTTTCCGGTCCCAAAAACGATCGAGCCCCTGATTATTCGTGCACTGAGCGCCGAAGATAGTCAGCGTCTGTATCTTCAGATGTTTGAAGCGCTGATGCAAAAAGAAACAGCCGCCTGA
- a CDS encoding PEP-CTERM sorting domain-containing protein, translated as MFLKTITGLTVGACALIGGAFAAPVAVDLSTWVQDGNGNWILAGDSASVLQTRNSAPTVYHNNQSSQGKALAGTIKVETSSDDDFIGFVLGYTQGDIDGLSDTDYILVDWKQGTQGGWDRGMSISRVTGRIQSSGTDTNADQWDHVGNVEFLARANTLGSTGWADNTEYNFAIEFTASVIRVTVDGNLEFELFGSFSDGAFGFYNFSQPDVRYAGITEEVLPPVPLPAALPLMAAGLGVVGFARRKAKAAR; from the coding sequence GTGTTTTTAAAGACAATTACCGGTTTGACCGTGGGTGCATGTGCGCTCATCGGTGGAGCCTTCGCGGCACCTGTCGCTGTCGATTTGTCCACTTGGGTTCAAGATGGCAATGGCAATTGGATCTTGGCTGGAGACAGTGCGAGCGTCCTGCAGACACGGAACAGTGCGCCGACGGTCTATCACAACAATCAGAGCAGCCAGGGTAAAGCCCTTGCCGGGACCATCAAGGTTGAGACTTCGTCTGATGATGATTTCATCGGTTTTGTGCTGGGCTACACCCAGGGCGATATCGATGGATTGTCCGACACCGACTACATCCTCGTGGACTGGAAACAGGGCACGCAGGGCGGTTGGGACAGAGGCATGTCCATCTCACGCGTCACCGGCCGCATCCAGTCGAGCGGCACTGATACGAATGCTGATCAGTGGGACCACGTCGGCAATGTTGAATTTCTTGCCCGCGCCAACACGCTTGGCAGTACCGGGTGGGCGGACAATACCGAGTACAACTTCGCTATCGAATTTACCGCATCGGTGATCCGCGTCACTGTCGATGGCAATCTTGAATTCGAATTGTTCGGGTCGTTCTCAGACGGCGCATTTGGTTTCTACAACTTCTCGCAACCGGATGTCCGCTATGCGGGGATCACTGAGGAAGTCCTGCCGCCTGTACCCCTCCCAGCCGCTTTGCCGCTGATGGCCGCGGGGCTCGGGGTTGTCGGGTTCGCCCGCCGCAAGGCAAAGGCAGCTCGGTAA
- a CDS encoding NrtR DNA-binding winged helix domain-containing protein has translation MEQRLLIGLNAVLAAISADGPKVLCVERKGGWGLPFGQFDPSRHRTFEIGLRDFVKRQASLPLGYVEQLYTFGDMGRESPRPSMANSDPSDRIVSIGYLGLSPEMAVSTREKTAWRDWYDYFPWEDWRAGAPPALSEIMTPLRQWANTPERYGRLKASFGLDDILWEEERVLERYELMYEAGLVEEAVRDNKLSSTVTLPAGSGQTMISDHRRILATAISRLRGKLRYRPIIFQMMPELFTLTALQASVESVLGFEVHKQNFRRSLETAKLVQKTENIADTGGRPAALYRASRLASERFAPGLTLPRLREDKLPY, from the coding sequence ATGGAACAGCGTCTTCTGATCGGATTGAACGCCGTCCTGGCGGCTATCAGTGCCGACGGGCCCAAGGTTCTGTGTGTGGAGCGCAAGGGCGGCTGGGGTCTTCCCTTTGGCCAGTTCGACCCGTCGCGGCATCGCACCTTCGAGATCGGCTTGCGGGACTTCGTCAAACGCCAGGCCTCGCTACCGCTTGGTTACGTCGAACAGCTTTACACGTTCGGCGATATGGGAAGGGAAAGTCCCCGTCCCAGCATGGCCAATAGCGACCCCTCTGACCGCATCGTATCGATCGGCTATCTGGGACTGTCACCTGAAATGGCGGTTTCCACCCGGGAAAAGACCGCATGGCGTGACTGGTACGACTATTTCCCGTGGGAGGACTGGCGCGCCGGTGCGCCACCGGCCCTGTCGGAAATCATGACGCCACTGCGCCAGTGGGCCAACACACCGGAACGCTATGGCCGATTGAAGGCCAGTTTCGGCCTTGATGATATTCTTTGGGAAGAAGAACGGGTGCTTGAGCGCTACGAGCTCATGTACGAAGCTGGTCTTGTCGAGGAAGCGGTGCGGGACAATAAACTGTCATCGACCGTCACACTGCCGGCCGGTAGCGGTCAGACCATGATTTCAGACCATCGCCGCATTCTTGCCACAGCCATTAGCCGGTTGCGTGGAAAACTACGCTATCGTCCAATAATATTTCAGATGATGCCGGAATTGTTTACCCTAACAGCCCTTCAGGCGTCGGTTGAATCCGTCCTCGGCTTCGAAGTGCACAAGCAGAATTTCCGGCGGAGTCTTGAGACGGCAAAACTGGTGCAAAAGACTGAAAACATTGCTGATACGGGCGGCAGACCAGCCGCGCTATATCGCGCTAGTCGTCTGGCCAGCGAGAGATTCGCCCCTGGGCTTACTTTGCCGCGTCTTCGTGAAGACAAGCTACCGTACTAG
- a CDS encoding SPOR domain-containing protein — protein MRKISRSLSLALTPLAFSFSASFAQQAIDANTGQQIIVPSQSSVYNQNSVFLPTAPTVGGQDIIRGAGGVSCQSAVASGGPYVDMGVIGSEDVYERTSTSLYGRVVVPLGGGKRKRVDCTKLYELEMTRLKMELELLRMGSMMPPDQSFADSGYGAPAQSQPAAPAARPAPATMAPLPTPEPLASADDFLEEEELAQPMMLGMPAEDAPLPTPGAAAAKPRAQAVTALAAAKPAPEPVRTAPPQIVVAEAATNATRVVTDAAPVREPEAIAIVDARQDPVVRQSSLLNTQSLRLTEGNGVYAQLGAFSTESRAYLRLAEARMALGSQQNTAFGRHATEIRTVEQTSGVIYRLLVGPMPKEEADEMCRNVPDGCFVTGS, from the coding sequence ATGCGGAAAATATCGCGTAGTCTATCGCTCGCTCTAACGCCTCTGGCGTTCAGCTTTTCAGCGAGTTTTGCGCAGCAGGCGATCGATGCCAATACCGGGCAGCAGATCATCGTGCCGTCGCAAAGCTCCGTCTACAATCAGAATTCGGTTTTCCTCCCCACTGCCCCTACCGTCGGCGGCCAGGATATTATCCGTGGCGCAGGTGGGGTAAGCTGTCAGTCCGCGGTCGCCTCAGGCGGTCCGTATGTGGACATGGGCGTCATCGGATCAGAAGACGTCTACGAACGGACCTCCACATCTCTTTACGGCCGGGTCGTCGTCCCCCTGGGCGGCGGCAAGCGTAAGCGCGTCGACTGTACGAAGCTCTATGAGCTGGAAATGACCCGCCTCAAGATGGAGCTTGAGCTCCTCCGTATGGGATCGATGATGCCGCCAGATCAGAGTTTTGCTGACAGCGGATATGGCGCACCAGCGCAATCGCAGCCGGCGGCGCCCGCAGCGCGCCCCGCCCCGGCAACCATGGCGCCGCTGCCTACCCCTGAGCCGCTCGCCAGCGCCGACGATTTTCTTGAAGAAGAGGAACTGGCGCAGCCGATGATGCTCGGCATGCCTGCCGAAGATGCGCCATTGCCGACCCCAGGTGCTGCGGCAGCAAAACCGCGCGCTCAGGCCGTCACCGCTCTTGCCGCCGCGAAACCAGCACCTGAACCGGTCCGTACCGCGCCGCCTCAGATTGTTGTGGCCGAGGCGGCTACCAACGCGACCCGTGTCGTGACAGATGCTGCGCCGGTACGCGAACCAGAAGCCATCGCTATCGTCGATGCGCGGCAGGATCCGGTCGTCCGCCAGTCGTCTTTATTAAACACTCAGTCATTAAGGTTAACCGAGGGTAATGGTGTATACGCCCAGCTCGGCGCCTTCTCGACAGAAAGCCGCGCCTATCTGCGTCTCGCCGAAGCCCGCATGGCCCTGGGGTCGCAACAGAACACCGCGTTTGGACGCCACGCGACGGAAATTCGCACGGTGGAACAGACCAGCGGCGTGATTTACCGCCTCCTTGTCGGACCCATGCCGAAGGAAGAAGCCGACGAGATGTGTCGCAATGTCCCAGACGGCTGTTTCGTGACGGGAAGCTAG